In Grus americana isolate bGruAme1 chromosome 4, bGruAme1.mat, whole genome shotgun sequence, one genomic interval encodes:
- the FOXI3 gene encoding forkhead box protein I3, whose translation MSAGELQQAQPRASAPAAAPAPPQPRSAQEAPDMAVYCSENFSVYPQPSLHPPGAAAAAAAAAAAAAAAAASSGQRAGGYALGDYGAPANAGYLWGMNSPAPYLQGPPGSAAAAPFLPPASYGCSRGGQLVGSPSAPGSPSAGGAELSWLSLASQEELLKLVRPPYSYSALIAMAIQSAPERKLTLSHIYQYVAENFPFYKRSKAGWQNSIRHNLSLNDCFRKVPRDEDDPGKGNYWTLDPNCEKMFDNGNFRRKRKRRSEPNAPATASAASSLGGLKAEEERPIPAAGKPCGNSPPPELDPSSSARDHPKSSSPSGIISSTPSCLSTFFSGMSSLSSGGSRLTGGLGSDLHHRNFSAGQLSSGTFTPSSSSSQEVPSPDQLQRVAGPSPAYYSSFHPSSSSQGAQYNHYYNFTVNSLIYTRDGTEV comes from the exons ATGAGCGCCGGTGAGTTGCAGCAGGCGCAGCCAAGAGCCTCGGCGCCGGCGGCCGCCCCCgcgcccccgcagccccgcagCGCCCAGGAAGCCCCCGACATGGCGGTGTACTGCAGCGAGAACTTCAGCGTCtacccccagcccagcctccaCCCGCCcggcgccgctgccgccgccgccgcggccgccgcggccgccgcagccgccgccgcctcctcggGGCAGCGGGCGGGCGGATACGCGCTGGGGGACTACGGGGCGCCCGCCAACGCCGGCTACCTGTGGGGCATGAACAGCCCCGCGCCCTACCTGCAGGGCCCGcccggctccgccgccgccgctcccttCCTGCCGCCGGCCTCGTACGGCTGCTCGCGGGGCGGGCAGCTGGTGGGCTCGCCCTCGGCGCCCGGCTCGCCGTCGGCGGGCGGCGCGGAGCTGAGCTGGCTGAGCCTGGCCagccaggaggagctgctgaagcTGGTGCGGCCGCCCTACTCGTACTCGGCGCTGATCGCCATGGCCATCCAGAGCGCCCCCGAGAGGAAGCTCACCCTCAGCCACATCTACCAGTATGTGGCCGAGAACTTCCCCTTCTACAAGCGCAGCAAGGCGGGATGGCAGAACAGCATCCGCCACAACCTCAGCCTCAACGACTGCTTCCGCAAGGTGCCCCGCGACGAGGACGACCCCG GGAAGGGAAACTACTGGACCTTAGATCCCAACTGTGAGAAGATGTTTGACAATGGGAACTTCCGTCGCAAACGCAAGCGGCGCTCTGAGCCCAACGCCCCCGCGACTGCATCTGCGGCCTCCTCACTTGGGGGGCTGAAGGCCGAGGAAGAGCGACCCATCCCAGCCGCAGGCAAACCGTGTGGAAACAGCCCACCTCCAGAGCTGGACCCCTCGTCTTCTGCCAGGGACCATCCAAAAAGCTCCTCTCCCTCCGGTATCATTTCATCCACCCCTAGCTGCCTCAGCACTTTCTTCAGCGGCATGAGCTCCCTGAGCAGCGGAGGCAGCCGGCTGACAGGAGGTCTTGGCAGTGACCTGCATCACAGGAACTTCTCTGCTGGACAGCTGAGCAGTGGCACTTTCACCCCTTCCAGCAGCTCATCTCAGGAGGTGCCTTCGCCAGACCAGCTGCAGCGGGTTGCGGGACCTTCCCCCGCATACTACAGCTCCTTccatcccagcagcagcagccaaggaGCCCAGTACAACCACTACTACAACTTCACAGTTAACAGCCTCATCTACACCCGGGATGGAACGGAGGTGTAG